The DNA sequence AGGCGACTTCTGCTCTTTGTGATACGAAGACGACATCACTTTTTTCCTAGAAAAATTGAGCAACACCTTGACAACTAAGGAGTAAGCGCATACTATTTATTTACGGAATATATATGGAATATATCCGAATATGGTCAAAAAAAGACAGGAGGTATTGTATTGAGTCAAACACCGCAACAGGTACAGCTAGAGGGTGGCAATCAACCGAAGGGATTGCTCCGCTTTTTGAACGTCATCGAGCGAATGGGGAACAAACTGCCGGAGCCGTTTATTTTGTTCTGTTACTTAGCACTGTTTGTTGTCATTATATCGGCGATCGTCAGTGCGCTCGGCGTATCGGTCGTCCACCCGGGAACTGGCGAGGATACGCCGATCAAAAGTTTGCTTTCTAAGGAAGGCATCACGTATATGTTGACGGAAATGCTAACCAATTTTACCGGCTTTAAGCCACTCGGTTTAGTGTTGGCGATGATGCTCGGGATCGGCCTTGCCGAAAAAGTAGGGCTGTTAGAAACTGCGATGAAGAAGACGATTGTCGGTGCACCGAAAGCGTTAATTACGTATGCGGTCATATTTGTCGGAATTATGGGCAACTTAGCTTCCGACGCCGCGTTCGTCATTGTGCCACCGCTGGCGGCGATGGTGTTCTACACGGTCGGGCGGCACCCGTTGGCCGGTTTGGCAGCCGGTTTTTCCGGTGTCGGTGCCGGCTTTACGGCCAACTTGTTAGTCACTGGCACGGACGCGCTACTTGCCGGTATTTCAACTGAGGCAGCAAAGACGATCGATCCGAATGTCATCGTTACTCCGGTAAGTAACTGGTACTTTATGGGCTCATCCGTCATTTTCTTATCGGTGATTGCAGCGCTAGTGACTGAAAAAATTGTCGAACCGAAGTTAGGACAGTACAAGGGCGAAGTGAAAGTGAAGATGGATGAAGCGACACCGCAAGAAGTGCGCGGATTGCGTCACGCGGCATTTGCTGGGATTGCATACGTCGCCTTACTCGTGTTGGCAATCTTCGTTCCGGGGTCACCACTCGTGAATGAAAAAGGTGGGTTAATTCCTTCGCCGTTTTTAGACGGCATCGTACCGATTATTTTGCTCTTTTTCGTCACGGTCGGGGTCGCGTACGGGGTAACGGTGAAGAAAGTTACACGCACGGGCGACATTCCGAAGTATATGGCAGAAGCGATTAAAGACATGTCTGGATATATCGTGCTCATTTTCGCGGCAGCGCAATTTATTGCCTACTTTAACTGGAGCAATCTCGGGACGTGGGTCGCCGTCGAGGGGGCCAACTTATTAAAAGCGATTAACTTGACGGGGTTAGGGGCACTCATCGCCTTTTCAATTTTAGCGGCACTTTTGAACTTGCTCATTTTCAGCGGATCGGCGCAGTGGGCGCTAATGGCGCCAATTTTTATCCCGATGTTTATGTTACTCGGCTTCAAACCGGAACTCGTGCAAGCGGCGTTTCGCATCGCCGATTCGTCGACGAATGTCATTACGCCGCTCAATCCATACATCGTCGTCATCCTCTCGTTTATGAAGGAGTACGACAAAAAAGCCGGTTTCGGTACGTTGATTTCGATGATGTTGCCGTATAGCATCATTTTCTTAAGCTTCTGGATCGTGTTGCTCATCGTGTTTGTCGTGTTTGGAATTCCGCTCGGACCGGGGGTGAGTATGTAAGGGGCAAGTAATTGAGCGACGTCCTTGACGATTAGGAAGTTAATTCGCGTCATAAGTGTAACGGCAAAATATATATAGGGGAGAGACCGCTATGGATTTTAAAGGAAAGGGCGCACGCGTTCGCGAGTTCGTTACGTCAGTTAGGAGGGATCTACATCGCCATCCCGAACTAGGGGGTGCAGAACGGCGCACGTCAGGGCGCGTACAGACGTTTTTGCGGGAGTGGGGCATCGACGTGTATACCGGCTTTGCCGGGACGGGAGTACTAGGGGTTATTAATCCCGAGAGTGATGGGCCGTGCGTCGCCTTGCGCGCCGATATGGACGCTTTACCGATTCAAGAAAAAAACGCATACGACTTCGTTTCGACTGTTCCCGGTACGATGCATGCGTGCGGGCACGATGCACATACGGCGATGTTGCTAGGGGCAGCCAAGTTACTGCAAGCGGAGGCCGACGCCTTGCCGGGAAAAGTGTTGCTCGTCTTTCAGCCGGCGGAGGAAGTATCGCCACACGGAGGAGCAGGTCCAATGATGCAGGACGGGGTGTTTCAGGCGTACCGCCCGGACGCCGTTTTCGGGCAACACGTATGGCCTGATTTGCCAGTTGGAGAGGTCGGTGTCGTGTCGGGGCCGATTATGGGTGCGTCCGACCGTTTCCGCATCGTCGTCAGTGGGCAAGGTGGACACGCGAGTATGCCGCACCAAGGGGTTGACGCGATTGTGATTGCGAACCAATTGCTACAAGCGATACAAACGATCGTCAGTCGCAACGTTTCGCCGCAAGAGGCAGCGGTCGTAACGGTCGGTCGCATGAGCGGCGGAGTCCGCTACAACGTGATTGCTGCTGAGGTAGAGATTGAAGGGACGGTGCGCACGTTTCGTCCGGAAGTGAAGCAGATGGTAAAGCAACGGCTGAGCGACATCGCCGAGCGCGTCGTGCAGGCGATGGGCGGAACGGTGGCGTTCGACTATTGGGACGGCTACCCAGCGACCGTCAATCGAGCGGCGGAGACGGAAACGGTGCGCGGGGCGGCTTTGCACATCCTCGGGGAGGGCGGGCTGCCCGACGTACAGCCGGCACTCGCGGGCGAAGACTTTTCCCGCTTTTTAGAGCGGTACTCAGGCGCCTTTTATTGGCTCGGTTGCGGCAGTCCCGACCCGTTGCTAAACAAACCGCTCCACGATGCAGAGTTTCACCTCGACGAAGCGTGCCTGCCGCTCGGCGCGGAACTGCTGGCACAAGTGGCGGCGAACTTTATGCGCGAAAGGCGGGATAGACAGTGAGCGATGCGCGGCCTACGAATGGCGACGGCAATCGCGATTGGCTCGCGCGCGACGTGGCGCAACTGTACCCCCAGCTCGTTAAGTGGCGGCGAGACTTTCATCGCTTTCCGGAACCGGGGTGGACGGAATACCGTACGACGGCGCGGATCGTCTACTGTTTGCGCGAGTGGGGGTGGCGTGTCTATTTAGGAGACGATGTGACGCGTGCCGACAAGCGCATGGGAGTCCCGGCGGAGTCCGTGTTGCGCGCCAGTGAGGAGCGGGCGCTTGGCGCTGGCGTCTCCGCTGAACTGCTCGCGGCGATGCGCGGCGGAAAGACGGGCGTCGTCGCCGAGTGGGCGACGGGAGTCCCTGGTCCAGTGATCGCGTTCCGCTTTGACATCGACAGTAACGACGTGGCAGAAGCGACTGACGAAACGCACCGACCGACAGCGGAACGGTTTAGCTCCGAGTACGCAGATTGTATGCACGCGTGTGGCCACGACGGGCATGCTGCGATCGGCTTAGGCGTCGCTCGCCTCGTCGCACAGTACGCGAACCGATGGAAAGGGACGATTCGCCTGCTGTTTCAACCGGCGGAAGAAGGCGGGCGCGGTGCGCTGGCGATGGTGCGCAAAGGTTGGCTCGACGACGTGGACGTCTTTTTAAGCGGGCATATCGGTTTTCGTAGCGATACACTCGGGGAGGTTGTGTTAAATGCACACGGTTTTTATGTGACGACGAAGTGGGACGCTGCTTACGCGGGACGGGCAGCGCATGCCGGCGGAAACCCGGAGCTCGGTAAAAATGCGCTGTTAGCAGCGGCGACAGCCGCGTTGAACTTACACGCGATTCCGCGACACAGTGGCGGTGCTTCGCGTGTCAATGTCGGGACGCTCTACGCGGGTACAGGGCGAAACGTCGTGCCCGCCGAAGCACACATGGCGCTGGAAGTGCGCGGGGAGGACGACACGGTGCACCGTTTTCTCGATGAAGAGACGGTGCGCATTTTACGCGCCGCTGGCGACATGTACGATGTAGGGCTCACATTGGACAAAGTCGGTTCAGCGGGACAGGCGGAAGGTGATGCGGCGTTAATTGAGCAGCTGCGGCCGCTTTGGCAGGGCGTGTCCGACGTGCACACGGTGCGCGACAGTGTCGTTTTTGGCGCTTCCGAAGACGCGACGCACATGATGCAGCGGGTGCAACAGCGCGGCGGGATGGCATCGTATATGCTATTCGGCACCCCGCTCGCCGCGCAGCATCACCAGTCGACCTTCGACTTCGACGAACGCGTGTTGCGCGTAGCGGTCGAAGGGTATGTACGGACATTGACGATGTTTCTGCAGGAATAGGATAAAATTAGGTAACGGTTGCGTCGCACGTCACACCGATCTGCTATAATAAAGGAAATATTGGCGGATGGTTGTGGTGCGAGAGATGGCGATTAAGGTGGGATTAATCGGACCTGAAGATTCGGTGAAACTGATGGTGGAGATGGGGCGGGAACACCCCAACCTGACGTTTCTCCCTTTTTGTTATCGAAATGTGCAAGAAATGACGGCGCACATTGAAGCGGAGCGCGCGGTCGATTATTGGCTCTTCTCTGGTCCTGTCCCTTACGAGTACGTCGTGCAGCGGGGAATGTTGACCGAGGAATGTGCGCTGTATACGCCGCTCATCGGTTCTAGTTTGACGAGTACGTTGCTGAAAGCGGTCATCCACCGCGGACTTAAACTTGCGCGCATCAGTTTTGATACGTATAAAGAGAGTGAAATCGCCGAGGTGTTTACGGAACTCGGCATTGAACCGGAACACTTCGACGTGTTGCCCTTTCACGACTACTTGGAAACGGAGAAGCTCGTCGCTTTTCATCGCGACTGTTACGAGCAGCGGACGGCGGATTACGCTATAACGTGCATCCAGTCCGTCTACCAGCAGTTGCAACAGGAAGGCGTGCCCGTGTTGCGCGTCGTACCGACGCGGATGATTATTCGCCAGACGATGGCGTTATTACAACAAAAAATTGCTACCGCTCATTACATTCACTCGTCGATTGCGGTCGTAGCGGTCGAATTCGCTTGGCAGTCGTCTGAGCCGGAAGCGACGTATTCGTATAAGTTCCGTCAGCAGCAGCTCGCCTTTGAAGAGAAGTTGCTCGCCTATGCCGAAACAGTCGACGGATCGCTGATCCGTACGGGCGACGTGTCGTTTTTCATTTTTACGACGCGCGGTGTGTTGGACGATCGGGCGCAGGCGGGGCACAGCATGGGACGGTGGTTGGAAGAATTGTACGCCGAGACGCAGTTGAAGGCGTACGCCGGCATCGGCTATGGACAAACAGTGTTTACCGCCGAAAAAAATAGCCGCCTAGCCTTGCAGTTTGCCAAACAGTACGAGCCGCTGCACGCCTTTCTCGCGACAGAAGAAGGAGAGGTGCGCGGACCGCTAACCGCAACGGGCGATGCGAGAACCGATGTCACTTTTGCGTTGCGTAACGACGAACAGACGTCGCCGCAGTGGATGCGCGTACAGGCGTATTTGCGAAAGTACGGAAAAAGCGACGTGACGGCGAACGAGTTAGCGACGTTGCTGCGGGTGACGACCCGCAATGCGCGACGTATTTTAGTTGAACTGGAGCAAGCGGGGCTCGCCCGGGTCGTCGGGGAAGAACGGCCGGGTCCGAAAGGGCGCCCGCGCAAAGTGTACCGCGTCGAAGTCGAACGGTAATGAGACAAGTGTGTCCTTGCGCGCCCATGCCAGTGGGCGCGTTTTTTGGCTATTAAGCCTCGACTCCAGGGTTAGCAAACAAAGGTTAACCTCTGTCATTGATCGTTAGGAGCACTTAGCTTCGGTATGCGCTCCGTCGTATGGTCTTCCGTTGAGCTCTTTTTGTAACTTGTTGAGATTGCGGTGTAGCCCGATCGCTGCAAAGAAAGCAATGACTAATAGTAGATCAAAAATGTAAAATGTCGTCGTGTAGCTCTTAGTCGCATCGTACACCGTCGATACGATCATCGGACCGGCGATGCCAGCCATTGACCAAGATGTCAGTAAATATCCGTGAATTGCGCCTAATTGTTTCGTCCCAAAAATATCGCCGATGAAGGCTGGGAGGCAAGAAAATCCCCCGCCGTAACAGCTAACAATAATAAAAGCGAGAATAGAAAAAAACACGTCATTGGAAGTGTAAGGGAGTAAGAAGAAAGCAACAACTTGGATCGCAAAAAACAGCAAATATATGTTTTGTCGTCCGATATAGTCAGAAAATGCTGCCCAACCAATGCGCCCTGCCCCGTTAAACAAGCCGATTAAGCCGACCATCGTCGCTGCGGCCATGACGGACATGCCAGTTATTTCTTGGGCCATAGGCGAGGCGACAGATAAAATCATAATACCTGCAGAAATGTTTATAAACATCATGGTCCAGAGGAGCCAAAACCGCGGAGTCTTGATTGCCTCGCTAGCTGTCATTTGTGCAAGGTCTGTCTTTACTTTTACACGGCCGGAAGTTACTGTTTCTTTCATACCGGGTGGCATCCAGCCCTCTTGCGGCCGTTTCAAATACGATGCGCCGAGAGACATGAGGAGTAGGTACATGACTCCTAAAATATAAAATGTGTTTGGGATGCTAGTCACTTCTATTAACCGACCTGCAATCGGGCCAGTCACTGAGGCGCCTGCTCCGAATCCCATCACGGCTATACCGGTAGCTAATCCCCGGCGGTCGGGAAACCATTTGACCAATGTTGAGACGGGAGAGATGTAACCGACGCCGAGCCCGATTCCTCCGATCACGCCGTAAAACAATAAAAAAAGTGGGTATGATTCAAGCGTTATGGCTACACCGGCACCTAATGTCCCTATACTAAAAAACGCCGCAGCCACGAATGCCGCTTTCCGCGGTCCGTATTTTTCTACAAAACGGCCTAAAAAAGCTGCAGACATCCCGAGCATAAAAATCGCGATCGTAAAGGCTAAGGAAACGTCTGTCGTATTCCATCCGTACTGTGTAGAGAGAGGTTTTTGATACACGCTGTAAGCATAGACAGAGCCGATCGATAGATGTATAGCTACGGCGGAC is a window from the Numidum massiliense genome containing:
- a CDS encoding L-lactate MFS transporter encodes the protein MGKTKNRWLIALSAVAIHLSIGSVYAYSVYQKPLSTQYGWNTTDVSLAFTIAIFMLGMSAAFLGRFVEKYGPRKAAFVAAAFFSIGTLGAGVAITLESYPLFLLFYGVIGGIGLGVGYISPVSTLVKWFPDRRGLATGIAVMGFGAGASVTGPIAGRLIEVTSIPNTFYILGVMYLLLMSLGASYLKRPQEGWMPPGMKETVTSGRVKVKTDLAQMTASEAIKTPRFWLLWTMMFINISAGIMILSVASPMAQEITGMSVMAAATMVGLIGLFNGAGRIGWAAFSDYIGRQNIYLLFFAIQVVAFFLLPYTSNDVFFSILAFIIVSCYGGGFSCLPAFIGDIFGTKQLGAIHGYLLTSWSMAGIAGPMIVSTVYDATKSYTTTFYIFDLLLVIAFFAAIGLHRNLNKLQKELNGRPYDGAHTEAKCS
- a CDS encoding AbgT family transporter; translation: MSQTPQQVQLEGGNQPKGLLRFLNVIERMGNKLPEPFILFCYLALFVVIISAIVSALGVSVVHPGTGEDTPIKSLLSKEGITYMLTEMLTNFTGFKPLGLVLAMMLGIGLAEKVGLLETAMKKTIVGAPKALITYAVIFVGIMGNLASDAAFVIVPPLAAMVFYTVGRHPLAGLAAGFSGVGAGFTANLLVTGTDALLAGISTEAAKTIDPNVIVTPVSNWYFMGSSVIFLSVIAALVTEKIVEPKLGQYKGEVKVKMDEATPQEVRGLRHAAFAGIAYVALLVLAIFVPGSPLVNEKGGLIPSPFLDGIVPIILLFFVTVGVAYGVTVKKVTRTGDIPKYMAEAIKDMSGYIVLIFAAAQFIAYFNWSNLGTWVAVEGANLLKAINLTGLGALIAFSILAALLNLLIFSGSAQWALMAPIFIPMFMLLGFKPELVQAAFRIADSSTNVITPLNPYIVVILSFMKEYDKKAGFGTLISMMLPYSIIFLSFWIVLLIVFVVFGIPLGPGVSM
- a CDS encoding amidohydrolase, producing MSDARPTNGDGNRDWLARDVAQLYPQLVKWRRDFHRFPEPGWTEYRTTARIVYCLREWGWRVYLGDDVTRADKRMGVPAESVLRASEERALGAGVSAELLAAMRGGKTGVVAEWATGVPGPVIAFRFDIDSNDVAEATDETHRPTAERFSSEYADCMHACGHDGHAAIGLGVARLVAQYANRWKGTIRLLFQPAEEGGRGALAMVRKGWLDDVDVFLSGHIGFRSDTLGEVVLNAHGFYVTTKWDAAYAGRAAHAGGNPELGKNALLAAATAALNLHAIPRHSGGASRVNVGTLYAGTGRNVVPAEAHMALEVRGEDDTVHRFLDEETVRILRAAGDMYDVGLTLDKVGSAGQAEGDAALIEQLRPLWQGVSDVHTVRDSVVFGASEDATHMMQRVQQRGGMASYMLFGTPLAAQHHQSTFDFDERVLRVAVEGYVRTLTMFLQE
- a CDS encoding helix-turn-helix domain-containing protein → MVVVREMAIKVGLIGPEDSVKLMVEMGREHPNLTFLPFCYRNVQEMTAHIEAERAVDYWLFSGPVPYEYVVQRGMLTEECALYTPLIGSSLTSTLLKAVIHRGLKLARISFDTYKESEIAEVFTELGIEPEHFDVLPFHDYLETEKLVAFHRDCYEQRTADYAITCIQSVYQQLQQEGVPVLRVVPTRMIIRQTMALLQQKIATAHYIHSSIAVVAVEFAWQSSEPEATYSYKFRQQQLAFEEKLLAYAETVDGSLIRTGDVSFFIFTTRGVLDDRAQAGHSMGRWLEELYAETQLKAYAGIGYGQTVFTAEKNSRLALQFAKQYEPLHAFLATEEGEVRGPLTATGDARTDVTFALRNDEQTSPQWMRVQAYLRKYGKSDVTANELATLLRVTTRNARRILVELEQAGLARVVGEERPGPKGRPRKVYRVEVER
- a CDS encoding M20 metallopeptidase family protein is translated as MDFKGKGARVREFVTSVRRDLHRHPELGGAERRTSGRVQTFLREWGIDVYTGFAGTGVLGVINPESDGPCVALRADMDALPIQEKNAYDFVSTVPGTMHACGHDAHTAMLLGAAKLLQAEADALPGKVLLVFQPAEEVSPHGGAGPMMQDGVFQAYRPDAVFGQHVWPDLPVGEVGVVSGPIMGASDRFRIVVSGQGGHASMPHQGVDAIVIANQLLQAIQTIVSRNVSPQEAAVVTVGRMSGGVRYNVIAAEVEIEGTVRTFRPEVKQMVKQRLSDIAERVVQAMGGTVAFDYWDGYPATVNRAAETETVRGAALHILGEGGLPDVQPALAGEDFSRFLERYSGAFYWLGCGSPDPLLNKPLHDAEFHLDEACLPLGAELLAQVAANFMRERRDRQ